One genomic segment of Oncorhynchus mykiss isolate Arlee chromosome 10, USDA_OmykA_1.1, whole genome shotgun sequence includes these proteins:
- the LOC110533752 gene encoding uncharacterized protein LOC110533752, whose translation MKGYSLLCLIFLPPVTVIGQTTPDPSCVTVDDFEVCTGTAYPCNVEKSKCYCKDKKPFCRCNNYIDKWYIGEKCDFEWTILNFALVSSLPGLALAFIVGVMVQCVHYLRKPAKKQKDRTTGYTNYAMSPTTYYENNQDDMFSNTVFASDMPNRPKPPSVQPTQERFPISNLPNRPYSLQLNGMRPTLDRLSLTNPTSQLYNYATGMTQPLGNPHPKSPSPRNPYEDRAPPPDCYDDQHMRPTQPPPGHKGMMREGMSGYPAPSSPAPLYSALEYNPSSQFPRAQIGRHY comes from the exons ATGAAGGGCTATAGTTTGCTGTGTTTAATATTTCTGCCCCCTGTCACAGTTATTGGACAAACGACACCAGATC CAAGTTGTGTAACAGTAGATGACTTTGAAGTGTGCACAGGAACTGCATATCCATGCAATGTTGAGAAAAGCAAATGCTACTGTAAGGACAAGAAACCTTTCTGTAG GTGTAACAACTACATAGACAAGTGGTACATAGGGGAGAAGTGTGACTTTGAGTGGACCATATTGAACTTTGCCCTGGTATCATCTCTACCAGGACTGGCCCTGGCTTTTATTGTTGGTGTGATGGTCCAGTGTGTCCATTACTTAAGGAAACCAGCAAAGAAACAAAAGGATCGGACAACGGG TTACACAAACTATGCAATGTCACCGACAACATATTATGAAAATAACCAAGATGACATGTTCTCCAACACAGTGTTTGCCTCAGACATGCCG AATCGGCCAAAGCCTCCCAGTGTCCAGCCCACCCAGGAGAGGTTTCCCATATCCAACTTACCCAACCGCCCTTACAG CCTTCAACTAAACGGCATGCGGCCCACTTTAGACAGATTGTCTTTGACCAACCCTACAAGCCAGCTATACAA CTACGCTACAGGTATGACGCAGCCCTTGGGTAACCCCCATCCCAAGTCTCCATCGCCAAGGAACCCGTATGAAGACAGAGCACCACCTCCAGACTGTTATGACGACCAGCACATGAGACCAACACAGCCCCCACCAGGACACAAAGGCATGATG AGAGAAGGCATGTCTGGGTATCCTGCGCCCAGTTCACCTGCTCCCCTCTATTCGGCACTGGAGTACAACCCCAGTTCCCAGTTTCCCAGAGCCCAGATAGGAAGACACTACTGA